A region of Paenibacillus sp. JNUCC-31 DNA encodes the following proteins:
- a CDS encoding glycosyl hydrolase family 95 catalytic domain-containing protein, producing MQKNDKQMKRRHEINKNRGYERAKQHPVSFTGPAPDFFEGALLGNGGLGIVVTTRPDAVMLHFGHNNVWDIRLAEDHKDELLTFQEVYERLAALPADLVQLTDHPWYKQYCELAGQNYSKAYPKPMPCGSLLLRYDRRKAEVIGHTIDIANGLCTIDFLMDGKPAIFELFVEGSHERVWMKASDAATGALVPLFEEIKLIPDPETPPEFPHAEVMTNTVTGGQSFTQILPHVEHPSVPYITQVKDKAFRLAVSVSGIGKNEEHPLLTKNSEVNFDSPGTDEHGFLACAELWEGFYSDLDDEAHPPDLSYFNQAKEESKAMWRDYWSLSSVALEDEFLERIWYHNLYFFNCAVRAGVTCPGLFANWSYRTIGADWHGDYHMNYNTQQPFWVAFSSNHLDKHLPYVDMVDHVLPVSRTWARDYYGLSGAYFPHSAYPVEMSIMPYPVPHWGWEICETPWTVQSLWWHYLYSMDETFLRNRAFQPMKEAVLFMVDYMKRPEARGEHWGDDNYHIFPTVVPELYEIAPGFAKNKDSLIDLTLTRFLFNAFTQACDILEMVETEQKLLDNVEQILNHFPSYPIAESRNGPVFVSVEGENPDVIYNVPIPITTIFPGEDHGLHSPEEEYRTAVNAYLNHRNEGGNELVFYHLAGARLGLLDLERFKRQIQYCLLPNGTCTDRVLMSGGRYADTENFDFMSRMGIWFENFSLPAVINECLLQSYNGNLRFFPNWPNEQKAEFHTLRAVGGFLVSAAFVDGETDWIEIESEAGTSLSFYIPWTEGALCTLPSGEQCMLSGQVGKISTVAGDIITMVKAQV from the coding sequence ATGCAGAAGAATGATAAGCAAATGAAGAGAAGACACGAGATAAATAAGAACAGAGGCTATGAACGTGCCAAGCAGCATCCCGTTTCCTTCACTGGTCCTGCGCCGGACTTTTTTGAAGGCGCACTGTTAGGCAACGGAGGACTGGGTATTGTCGTAACAACCCGCCCGGATGCCGTAATGCTCCATTTTGGACATAACAATGTCTGGGATATTCGTCTCGCTGAAGATCACAAAGACGAGCTACTGACTTTCCAAGAGGTCTATGAAAGATTGGCTGCTCTGCCAGCTGATTTGGTGCAATTAACGGATCATCCATGGTACAAACAATATTGTGAGCTGGCCGGCCAAAATTACAGTAAAGCTTATCCAAAGCCCATGCCCTGCGGATCACTGCTGCTGCGATATGATCGGCGAAAGGCCGAAGTTATTGGCCATACCATTGATATTGCAAATGGCCTTTGCACGATTGATTTCCTGATGGATGGCAAACCTGCCATATTCGAGCTATTTGTGGAAGGATCACACGAACGAGTCTGGATGAAAGCAAGCGATGCTGCAACAGGTGCGTTGGTTCCCTTATTCGAGGAGATCAAGCTAATTCCAGATCCCGAAACACCACCTGAATTCCCACACGCAGAAGTTATGACCAACACAGTGACGGGCGGACAGTCATTTACACAAATTTTGCCGCATGTGGAACACCCGTCTGTACCTTATATAACTCAGGTGAAAGATAAAGCTTTCCGGCTTGCTGTAAGCGTATCTGGTATAGGTAAGAACGAAGAACACCCCCTCCTTACGAAGAATTCAGAAGTAAATTTCGATTCTCCGGGAACAGATGAACACGGCTTTTTGGCATGCGCAGAGCTGTGGGAAGGCTTTTATAGCGATCTCGATGATGAGGCCCACCCGCCAGATCTATCTTACTTTAATCAAGCTAAGGAAGAGTCGAAGGCAATGTGGCGTGATTATTGGAGCCTCTCCTCCGTCGCACTGGAAGATGAGTTCCTGGAGCGTATCTGGTATCACAATCTGTATTTTTTTAATTGTGCCGTGAGAGCAGGCGTTACCTGTCCTGGCCTGTTCGCCAATTGGAGCTACCGTACCATCGGTGCAGACTGGCATGGGGATTACCACATGAATTACAACACGCAGCAGCCGTTCTGGGTTGCATTCTCCAGCAACCATCTCGATAAACATCTTCCTTACGTGGATATGGTTGATCATGTACTTCCTGTCAGCCGGACGTGGGCGCGAGATTATTACGGACTGAGTGGAGCTTATTTTCCACACTCCGCCTATCCTGTTGAAATGTCCATAATGCCCTACCCTGTCCCGCACTGGGGATGGGAAATCTGTGAGACGCCTTGGACGGTGCAAAGTCTATGGTGGCACTATCTCTATTCCATGGACGAGACGTTTCTGCGTAATCGTGCATTTCAACCCATGAAAGAAGCTGTACTGTTCATGGTCGATTACATGAAACGTCCGGAAGCACGGGGTGAACACTGGGGAGACGACAATTATCACATTTTTCCGACGGTTGTGCCGGAGTTATATGAGATTGCACCCGGCTTTGCCAAAAACAAAGACAGCCTGATCGACCTGACACTGACGCGATTTCTGTTCAATGCTTTCACACAGGCCTGTGATATTCTTGAGATGGTAGAAACCGAGCAGAAGCTGCTGGACAATGTAGAGCAGATCTTGAACCATTTTCCTTCTTATCCCATAGCCGAATCCCGGAACGGTCCAGTCTTTGTGTCGGTGGAGGGCGAGAACCCCGATGTAATCTATAACGTACCGATTCCGATCACGACGATATTTCCAGGCGAAGACCATGGGCTTCATTCACCCGAAGAAGAATACCGGACCGCAGTGAACGCCTACCTTAACCATCGAAACGAAGGTGGGAATGAACTCGTGTTCTATCATCTTGCAGGAGCCCGGCTTGGTTTGCTGGATCTGGAACGGTTCAAGCGCCAGATTCAGTATTGTCTGCTACCAAACGGCACTTGCACAGATCGGGTCCTAATGAGCGGTGGTCGCTATGCTGACACGGAGAACTTCGATTTCATGTCCCGTATGGGCATCTGGTTCGAAAATTTTTCCCTGCCTGCCGTTATCAATGAATGCCTTCTTCAAAGTTATAATGGTAACCTGCGCTTCTTCCCCAACTGGCCGAACGAACAGAAGGCAGAATTCCATACGCTCCGTGCTGTGGGAGGCTTCCTTGTAAGTGCGGCTTTTGTAGATGGGGAGACGGATTGGATCGAGATTGAGAGTGAAGCTGGTACCTCACTATCCTTCTATATCCCATGGACAGAAGGGGCATTGTGCACCCTCCCTTCCGGTGAACAATGTATGTTATCTGGTCAGGTTGGAAAAATCTCGACAGTAGCAGGAGATATCATCACCATGGTTAAAGCGCAGGTGTAG
- a CDS encoding AraC family transcriptional regulator, which translates to MNFASLHPYVYLATRYPFVKGQSSSQRICYTSSIYLISEGYGILTTNGQSSRLGPGSLVYIAAGQLHEWVADLKNPMVHLCCYFDWHYVERGTDFNTVCPICYPPQVLQQAFVGPSFPYALREISKVESLRIWQDLFRDFYKSGVFINEQTFMRSLTIQRNFQTFIDYFLNCCMLREDFIPDQRISQMLHMIEQDLLHEAPKPLKVYYQKLNMSRGHFFELFRKSTGYSPIQYMNRLRIGLAKDDLLHTTLSITQIAEKYHFSSVHYFSRLFHRLTGQTPRQYRLSACASSILQS; encoded by the coding sequence ATGAATTTTGCTTCCTTGCATCCCTATGTATATCTGGCGACACGATACCCATTTGTAAAAGGACAGTCGAGTTCTCAGCGAATTTGCTATACCAGCTCTATTTACTTGATCAGCGAAGGGTACGGGATATTGACTACAAATGGTCAGAGCAGCAGGCTGGGTCCGGGTTCGCTGGTCTATATCGCAGCAGGGCAACTGCATGAGTGGGTAGCTGATCTGAAGAACCCAATGGTACACCTATGTTGTTATTTCGATTGGCACTATGTGGAGAGGGGAACGGATTTTAATACAGTTTGTCCGATTTGTTATCCCCCGCAGGTGCTGCAGCAGGCATTTGTGGGCCCTTCTTTTCCTTACGCGCTTAGGGAAATTTCAAAGGTGGAGTCATTGCGGATTTGGCAGGATCTCTTCCGGGATTTTTATAAGAGTGGGGTGTTCATCAATGAACAGACGTTTATGCGCAGTTTGACGATTCAACGTAATTTCCAGACATTCATCGACTATTTTTTGAACTGTTGCATGCTGAGGGAGGATTTCATTCCAGATCAGCGAATAAGCCAAATGTTGCACATGATTGAGCAGGATTTGTTGCATGAAGCCCCCAAACCGCTGAAGGTCTATTACCAAAAGCTGAATATGAGCCGTGGTCATTTTTTTGAACTATTTAGAAAATCTACCGGATATTCTCCCATCCAATATATGAACCGATTACGCATAGGACTGGCTAAGGACGATCTGCTGCACACGACGCTAAGTATCACACAAATAGCGGAAAAATATCACTTTAGCTCCGTTCATTACTTCTCCAGGCTTTTTCATCGACTAACGGGTCAAACCCCGCGTCAATATCGCTTGTCTGCTTGTGCTAGTTCAATCCTGCAATCTTAA
- a CDS encoding divergent polysaccharide deacetylase family protein: MNKAGRKGWSCSWRMKMSLVLVGSILIVNGGNLPSSSADSQHVPHQVSSHTSGDKSQHKRMAIIIDDVGNNMKGTAEILATPVKLTVAVMPFLQTTKKDAIAAHEKGMDVIVHMPMEPKKGRPEWLGPGAITSNLTDEEVRDRVEKAIDDVPYAIGMNNHMGSKITSDKRIMSIVLDVCQERGLFFVDSRTNFRSVVGELAVTKGMPPVGNDIFLDDHNSKQRIRKQMDLAAQRALDKDVCVVIGHVGHTGMNTSAVVHESVSRLKGQIEFVGIGDLVRDVWHWKPELKLPTDNK; encoded by the coding sequence ATGAATAAGGCCGGGCGAAAAGGGTGGTCATGCTCTTGGAGAATGAAGATGTCATTGGTGTTAGTCGGCTCGATATTAATAGTCAATGGGGGAAACCTGCCTTCCAGTAGTGCGGATTCGCAACATGTACCACATCAGGTTTCTTCACATACTTCCGGAGACAAATCACAGCATAAACGAATGGCGATCATTATTGATGATGTTGGGAATAACATGAAAGGAACGGCAGAAATTTTGGCGACTCCTGTGAAGCTAACGGTGGCTGTAATGCCTTTTTTGCAAACGACAAAGAAAGATGCGATCGCAGCACATGAAAAAGGGATGGATGTGATTGTCCACATGCCCATGGAGCCCAAAAAAGGAAGGCCTGAATGGTTGGGTCCAGGTGCGATCACATCCAATCTGACGGACGAAGAAGTCCGTGACCGTGTAGAGAAAGCCATTGATGATGTCCCCTATGCGATTGGCATGAACAATCATATGGGATCCAAAATTACGTCCGATAAACGCATCATGTCTATTGTATTGGACGTTTGTCAAGAGCGTGGATTGTTTTTTGTCGATAGCCGGACCAACTTTCGCTCCGTGGTGGGCGAATTGGCAGTGACTAAAGGCATGCCTCCAGTCGGGAATGACATTTTTTTGGATGATCATAATTCCAAACAGCGTATTCGTAAACAGATGGATCTTGCGGCTCAGCGCGCTCTTGACAAAGATGTATGTGTCGTTATTGGGCATGTTGGACATACCGGAATGAACACATCAGCCGTAGTTCATGAATCCGTTTCCCGGCTCAAAGGTCAGATTGAGTTCGTCGGTATAGGCGATCTGGTTCGTGATGTGTGGCATTGGAAGCCTGAGCTTAAACTGCCGACAGATAATAAATAA
- a CDS encoding N-acetylmuramoyl-L-alanine amidase has translation MYKLLAASMALLISISCVPLTSHVATEQFASLQSKQSPISSSMLPVTDGDAYHSSHHAFAAPVILLDVGHGGIDGGTTDHGVLEKDINLAISQKVYLLLRSKGYAVIINRFGDYALSDENRWLNSRSRHLRDLAQRKSLSEEISTDIVVSIHANWSPRSTSRGPVVLHQNEGRSYLLADSIQSQLNQLYETKHNVAWGKPFYLLNHVKQPAVIVETGFLSNARDRAMISDPKEQKRIAQAIASGIIYYLSAV, from the coding sequence ATGTATAAGCTGCTGGCCGCATCGATGGCATTGCTAATCAGTATTAGTTGCGTCCCCCTGACTTCTCACGTCGCCACGGAGCAATTCGCTTCACTCCAATCAAAACAATCACCCATAAGCTCATCCATGCTGCCGGTAACGGATGGGGATGCCTATCACTCCTCCCACCATGCGTTTGCAGCACCTGTTATCCTGTTGGATGTGGGACACGGCGGCATTGACGGTGGAACAACGGACCATGGTGTTCTGGAAAAAGACATCAATCTTGCTATTAGCCAAAAGGTGTACCTCCTGCTTCGCAGCAAGGGTTATGCAGTCATTATTAACCGATTCGGCGATTATGCACTTAGTGACGAAAATCGCTGGCTGAACAGCCGCTCACGTCACCTCAGGGATTTGGCTCAACGCAAAAGCCTCAGCGAAGAGATAAGCACCGATATCGTTGTCAGCATCCATGCCAACTGGAGCCCACGGTCGACCTCCCGAGGTCCGGTCGTTTTACATCAGAACGAGGGACGCAGCTATCTGCTCGCAGACTCCATTCAGAGTCAACTTAATCAATTGTACGAGACCAAACATAACGTTGCATGGGGTAAACCCTTTTATCTGTTGAATCATGTAAAGCAACCGGCTGTAATCGTCGAAACCGGATTTCTAAGCAATGCCCGTGATCGTGCCATGATTAGCGATCCGAAAGAACAGAAACGGATCGCACAGGCCATAGCAAGCGGCATTATTTATTATCTGTCGGCAGTTTAA
- a CDS encoding YqzE family protein: MAKSDELVKYITERVVHYIDTPKDERKGRTKIKEPWTMKWFGMIPFAVSLWVGKKEKAMNSPENREKRSSSGKA, from the coding sequence ATGGCCAAAAGTGACGAGTTGGTGAAATACATTACTGAGCGAGTCGTTCATTATATCGACACACCCAAAGATGAACGTAAAGGACGCACCAAGATCAAAGAGCCTTGGACGATGAAGTGGTTCGGAATGATTCCTTTTGCTGTATCCCTATGGGTTGGGAAAAAGGAAAAAGCAATGAATTCGCCGGAAAACAGGGAGAAACGAAGCTCTTCGGGTAAAGCATAA
- a CDS encoding YqhG family protein, which produces MTMSPHEVQAYVLTYLETLDCQIMERSPAHVTVKLSPEADKALTNRPYYWGFVERTGAPAETMSFTFVFDPDAHQQAMEAAEAKAAQLAPPPSPGANPGSPEAPKDTILGRYFGIVPSLPQLGPGRILKEDVVYGSRRLQQIFNAAREGGEYVNLFEQAAKRQLRATAPAVYEPWLGVCFKVEFACDLKREELHFIGISLRTGEIVEKFGSKLNKRDLSPRLAENMHVQTAKVSLADAGAALESHLTNRLLELDYSWAEKAKERLDLELAVVDTYYEAVLREDTPEVDVDTLSDSSREVNASGKDQAGSSTPIQPDRSEPSRNQNVHLQPIEPAGVMIGSDVELAAESAVQAEPDTETDPEQDKARQAVMDREAMKLQYETRRTEMIWQYEPKVKVTAISSGMFHLR; this is translated from the coding sequence CATGTCGCCCCATGAAGTGCAAGCTTACGTGCTCACTTACCTGGAAACACTCGATTGTCAGATCATGGAGCGATCTCCTGCCCATGTAACCGTTAAACTTTCACCAGAAGCCGACAAGGCGTTAACCAACCGTCCGTATTATTGGGGATTTGTCGAGCGAACCGGAGCACCTGCGGAGACAATGTCCTTTACGTTTGTATTTGATCCGGACGCCCATCAGCAGGCAATGGAAGCTGCTGAAGCCAAAGCTGCACAGTTAGCCCCACCACCCTCACCAGGTGCAAATCCAGGTAGCCCCGAGGCTCCCAAAGATACCATTCTAGGTCGGTACTTCGGCATTGTCCCTTCTCTCCCTCAACTAGGGCCAGGACGGATTTTGAAAGAGGATGTGGTATATGGCAGCCGCAGGTTACAACAGATTTTCAATGCAGCCCGTGAAGGTGGCGAATATGTAAATCTGTTCGAACAGGCTGCCAAACGGCAATTGCGCGCCACCGCACCAGCGGTATATGAACCATGGCTTGGTGTCTGCTTCAAAGTGGAGTTTGCCTGTGATTTAAAGCGAGAGGAACTGCATTTTATTGGAATCTCCCTTCGCACAGGGGAGATTGTCGAGAAATTCGGCTCCAAGCTGAACAAACGTGACCTCAGTCCAAGACTGGCAGAGAATATGCACGTACAGACCGCCAAAGTATCGCTAGCCGATGCCGGGGCTGCTCTGGAATCTCATTTGACGAACCGCTTATTGGAACTCGATTATAGCTGGGCTGAGAAAGCCAAAGAGCGGCTTGATCTGGAACTCGCTGTTGTGGATACCTACTATGAAGCAGTTCTTAGAGAAGACACTCCTGAGGTCGACGTAGATACGCTCTCTGATTCCAGTAGAGAGGTTAATGCTTCTGGTAAGGATCAGGCGGGATCATCTACCCCTATTCAGCCTGATCGCTCCGAGCCCTCTCGAAACCAGAATGTACATTTACAGCCCATTGAACCTGCTGGCGTGATGATCGGATCCGATGTCGAACTCGCAGCTGAATCTGCTGTTCAGGCAGAACCGGACACGGAAACGGACCCTGAACAGGATAAAGCCCGACAAGCAGTGATGGACCGTGAGGCCATGAAGCTTCAATACGAGACACGCCGTACCGAGATGATTTGGCAATATGAGCCTAAAGTGAAGGTGACCGCCATTAGCAGCGGCATGTTTCATTTGAGATAG